A genomic segment from Sulfuritalea hydrogenivorans sk43H encodes:
- a CDS encoding DUF1330 domain-containing protein, with product MSEARPSPSISTACLVGHITVKDAALWAEYRSRVPATLAPWGGELLLRGKRFAVLAGEHRHTDVVVIRFPNRAALDGWHASAAYQALIPLRQQAADVVLLAYEE from the coding sequence ATGAGTGAGGCGCGGCCCAGCCCATCCATCAGCACGGCTTGCCTGGTCGGCCACATCACGGTAAAGGATGCCGCACTGTGGGCCGAGTATCGCAGCCGGGTGCCGGCGACGCTGGCGCCCTGGGGCGGCGAGCTGCTGCTGCGCGGCAAGCGCTTCGCGGTGCTGGCCGGCGAGCACCGGCACACCGACGTGGTGGTGATCCGCTTTCCGAACCGGGCGGCGCTCGATGGCTGGCATGCGTCGGCTGCGTACCAGGCGCTGATTCCGTTGCGGCAGCAGGCGGCGGACGTGGTTCTGCTGGCCTACGAGGAATAG
- the metW gene encoding methionine biosynthesis protein MetW has product MTQPLERADFDLIAGWVQPGERVLDLGCGDGSLLKRLIEERGAKGYGVELEEAGVLAAIAKDINVIQGNLEQGLAGFDDQTFNHVVLSRTLQTVRHTERILAEMLRVGREAVVSFPNFAYWKNRLAVMGGRMPVSEDLPYEWFDTPNLRFFTLLDFESLCAKMKLVIRERQVLDEAGRLVTEEPNFLGSLAVYRLGR; this is encoded by the coding sequence CTCTCGAACGAGCGGACTTTGACCTCATCGCCGGCTGGGTGCAGCCCGGCGAGCGCGTGCTCGACCTCGGCTGCGGCGACGGCTCGCTGTTGAAGCGCCTGATCGAGGAGCGCGGCGCCAAAGGCTACGGCGTCGAACTCGAAGAAGCCGGCGTGCTGGCCGCCATCGCCAAGGACATCAACGTCATCCAGGGCAACCTGGAGCAGGGCCTCGCCGGCTTCGACGACCAGACCTTCAACCACGTCGTGCTCTCGCGCACCCTGCAAACCGTGCGCCACACCGAACGCATCCTCGCCGAAATGCTGCGCGTCGGGCGCGAGGCCGTGGTCAGCTTTCCGAATTTTGCCTACTGGAAGAACCGCCTCGCGGTCATGGGCGGGCGCATGCCGGTGTCCGAAGACCTGCCCTACGAGTGGTTCGACACGCCCAACCTGCGCTTCTTCACCCTGCTCGATTTCGAATCGCTGTGCGCGAAAATGAAGCTGGTCATCCGCGAGCGGCAGGTGCTCGACGAAGCCGGCCGGCTGGTGACCGAAGAGCCCAATTTCCTCGGCAGCCTTGCCGTCTACCGGCTCGGCCGCTGA